The Streptomyces sp. HUAS CB01 genome has a segment encoding these proteins:
- a CDS encoding phytoene desaturase family protein has protein sequence MPSMLDAVVVGAGPNGLTAAAELARRGFSVAVFEALDTVGGGARTEELTLPGFRHDPCSAVHPLGAGSPAFNAMPLARYGLEWLQPPLPMAHPFDDGTAAVLSRSVSETAASFGPRDAGAYRRLVAPYLCKWETLVRDFMSLPLSALPRDPLTLARFGIDGLPPVTWLMRRFRDDRARALFAGLAAHVIGPLTGIGTGAVGLVFALAAHSVGWPLPRGGSQSISDALAAYVRDCGGTIHTGTEIKRLDDLPPARAYVFDTSPTALARIAGLGRVYDGYRYGASVFKIDYALDGPVPWTAEAPRRAGTVQIGPSSREIDTALRQASGGRAPGTPFLITAQPSLVDPSRAPEGKHVFWAYGHVPHGWEGDLTDAMERQIERFAPGFRDLVLARAVAGPPQLAARNANYVGGDIACGAASGIQLLLRPRPTLFPYRTPHPAVFLCSSATPPGPGVHGMPGHNAAKAVWRHLRRGGDR, from the coding sequence GTGCCGTCGATGCTCGATGCCGTCGTCGTGGGGGCAGGGCCCAACGGACTGACCGCAGCCGCCGAGTTGGCGCGCCGCGGGTTCTCGGTCGCCGTGTTCGAGGCCCTGGACACCGTCGGCGGCGGCGCCAGGACCGAGGAGCTCACGCTCCCGGGCTTCCGGCACGACCCCTGCTCCGCGGTGCATCCGCTGGGCGCGGGCTCGCCGGCGTTCAACGCCATGCCCCTCGCGCGGTACGGGCTGGAGTGGCTGCAGCCCCCGCTGCCCATGGCCCACCCGTTCGACGACGGCACCGCCGCCGTTCTCTCCCGGTCCGTCTCGGAGACCGCGGCCTCGTTCGGGCCCCGTGACGCCGGGGCCTATCGCCGGCTGGTCGCGCCCTACCTCTGCAAGTGGGAGACCCTCGTCCGGGACTTCATGTCCCTGCCGCTCAGCGCCCTGCCGCGCGATCCGCTCACCCTGGCCCGCTTCGGCATCGACGGGCTGCCTCCCGTCACCTGGCTGATGCGCCGGTTCCGCGACGACCGGGCCCGTGCCCTGTTCGCCGGGCTCGCCGCCCATGTGATCGGCCCCCTGACCGGGATCGGCACCGGCGCGGTCGGCCTGGTCTTCGCCCTCGCCGCGCACTCCGTCGGCTGGCCGCTGCCCCGGGGCGGTTCGCAGTCGATCTCCGACGCCCTCGCCGCGTACGTACGCGACTGCGGCGGCACGATCCACACCGGCACCGAGATCAAGCGTCTCGACGACCTGCCGCCCGCCCGCGCCTATGTCTTCGACACCTCTCCCACCGCGCTCGCCCGGATCGCCGGCCTGGGCCGGGTCTACGACGGCTACCGGTACGGAGCGAGCGTCTTCAAGATCGATTACGCCCTGGACGGGCCGGTCCCCTGGACGGCGGAGGCTCCGCGCCGCGCCGGGACCGTCCAGATCGGACCCAGCAGCCGGGAGATCGACACAGCCCTCCGCCAGGCCTCCGGCGGCCGTGCCCCCGGGACACCGTTCCTGATCACCGCGCAGCCCTCGCTGGTCGACCCTTCCCGCGCCCCCGAGGGCAAGCACGTCTTCTGGGCCTACGGCCACGTCCCGCACGGCTGGGAGGGCGACCTCACGGACGCCATGGAGCGCCAGATCGAGCGCTTCGCCCCCGGCTTCCGCGATCTGGTGCTCGCCCGGGCCGTCGCCGGGCCGCCGCAACTGGCCGCGCGCAACGCCAACTACGTGGGCGGCGACATCGCGTGCGGAGCCGCGAGCGGCATCCAGCTGCTGCTGCGCCCCAGGCCGACGCTGTTCCCGTACCGCACCCCGCATCCCGCGGTCTTCCTGTGCTCGTCCGCGACCCCGCCCGGCCCGGGTGTGCACGGGATGCCGGGGCACAACGCGGCCAAGGCGGTGTGGCGGCATCTGCGTCGCGGCGGCGACCGCTGA
- a CDS encoding O-acetyl-ADP-ribose deacetylase — MNGRPTITLVRGDITEQDVDAVVNAANSSLLGGGGVDGAIHRRGGPEILEECRGLRASHYGKGLPTGRAVATTAGRLPARWVIHTVGPVHSRSEDRSEQLASCYRESLRVADELGARTVAFPAISTGVYGWPMDDGARIATETVRNTGTTSVEEVRFVLFDEPAYDAFAAHTD; from the coding sequence ATGAACGGCCGCCCCACGATCACGCTCGTCCGCGGAGACATCACCGAGCAGGACGTCGACGCCGTCGTCAACGCCGCGAACTCCTCCCTCCTCGGCGGGGGAGGGGTGGACGGGGCGATCCACCGACGCGGCGGACCGGAGATCCTGGAGGAGTGCCGGGGACTGCGGGCCTCCCACTACGGCAAGGGCCTGCCGACCGGCCGGGCCGTCGCGACCACGGCCGGGAGGCTGCCGGCCCGGTGGGTCATCCACACGGTCGGCCCGGTCCACAGCCGCTCCGAGGACCGCTCCGAGCAGCTGGCTTCCTGCTACCGCGAATCGCTGCGGGTGGCGGACGAACTCGGTGCGCGTACGGTCGCCTTCCCCGCCATCTCCACCGGCGTCTACGGGTGGCCGATGGACGACGGCGCCCGCATCGCCACCGAGACGGTCCGGAACACGGGGACGACCTCGGTGGAGGAGGTCCGCTTCGTGCTCTTCGACGAGCCGGCTTACGACGCGTTCGCGGCCCACACTGACTGA